The Desulfobacterales bacterium genome contains a region encoding:
- a CDS encoding IS1634 family transposase — protein MNRHIEHHGLHQGLSFGWLATIWLSHILSQGDHRKVTVRDWVKQSQNTLEKVTGLNIRETDFTDDRLTLLLEKLSKIEIWIAIEAELNGTTIRVYDLEQKKVRIDTTTVSGYHEGGEDRLLQYGHSKDDSSLKQIKVLIASLDPLGMPLITEVLSGEKADDKLYVPAVDRVVKNTDKKGLLFIGDCKMSALDTRGHIYNSGHHYLMPLSMVGNNRDKADDWIKDAMEKENELTQIYVTDHKGKKNLLAEGCEIQRNCCCEKDGKEIKWDERVLIVKSESYAKTLQNALDKRLEKATKELLELTPQRGRGKRQIEDEKKLCESADAILKTHRVEGLLIYNFERQETIHSKFIGRGRGTKNRSKREIVNVRYQINDVIRNEDGIKAVKKTFGWRIFVTDMCKEILTFEQAVMTYRDEWIIERGFHRLKGAPLSLDPMFVKRDDQIIGLTYLLTIAIRFLTLIEFVVRRNLKKNDEKLVGLNPENPKKAINNPTTERLLKAFNGINLTIVHLPQKIIRYVTPLNSLQVKILALLGFSSEIYTSLVT, from the coding sequence ATGAATAGACATATAGAGCACCATGGGTTACACCAAGGACTGAGTTTTGGATGGTTAGCGACTATTTGGTTATCGCATATACTTTCACAGGGAGATCATAGAAAGGTAACAGTTAGAGACTGGGTGAAACAAAGTCAAAATACTCTGGAAAAAGTTACAGGATTAAATATTAGAGAAACGGATTTTACGGATGACCGATTAACTCTATTATTGGAGAAATTAAGTAAAATTGAAATATGGATAGCGATTGAGGCTGAATTGAATGGAACTACAATTCGAGTATACGATTTAGAGCAAAAAAAAGTAAGAATTGATACGACTACAGTATCAGGGTATCATGAGGGAGGAGAAGATAGATTACTGCAATATGGGCATAGTAAAGATGACTCAAGTTTGAAACAAATAAAAGTGTTGATTGCGAGTCTTGATCCATTGGGAATGCCATTGATTACAGAAGTTCTTTCGGGTGAAAAAGCGGATGATAAACTATACGTACCTGCAGTAGATCGGGTAGTTAAAAATACAGATAAGAAAGGATTGTTGTTTATTGGTGATTGCAAGATGAGTGCATTGGATACTCGTGGACATATTTACAATTCAGGGCATCATTATTTGATGCCTCTTTCTATGGTTGGGAATAATCGGGATAAAGCGGATGATTGGATAAAAGATGCAATGGAAAAAGAAAATGAATTGACACAAATTTATGTGACTGACCATAAAGGTAAAAAAAATTTGTTAGCAGAAGGATGTGAAATTCAAAGAAATTGTTGTTGCGAAAAAGACGGTAAGGAAATTAAATGGGATGAACGGGTTTTAATAGTAAAGTCGGAAAGCTACGCTAAAACTTTACAAAATGCTCTTGATAAAAGATTGGAGAAAGCAACTAAAGAGTTACTGGAATTGACTCCTCAACGAGGTAGAGGGAAAAGACAAATAGAAGATGAAAAAAAACTATGTGAATCCGCCGATGCTATTTTGAAAACACATCGTGTAGAAGGTCTTTTGATTTATAATTTTGAAAGGCAGGAAACTATACATAGTAAATTTATCGGAAGAGGAAGAGGCACAAAGAATAGGTCTAAAAGAGAAATCGTAAATGTTCGTTATCAGATTAACGATGTTATTCGTAACGAAGATGGGATAAAAGCCGTAAAGAAGACTTTCGGATGGCGTATCTTTGTTACTGATATGTGTAAAGAAATATTGACATTTGAACAAGCGGTTATGACTTATCGAGATGAATGGATAATCGAACGTGGTTTTCATCGTTTAAAAGGAGCGCCTTTATCTCTAGATCCTATGTTTGTAAAGCGAGATGACCAAATTATTGGATTAACTTATCTTTTAACTATAGCGATAAGATTTTTAACACTTATTGAGTTTGTCGTTCGCCGTAATCTTAAAAAGAATGATGAAAAACTTGTGGGCTTAAATCCTGAAAATCCAAAAAAAGCTATAAATAATCCAACAACGGAGCGTCTTTTAAAAGCTTTTAATGGTATTAATTTAACGATTGTGCATTTACCACAAAAAATAATACGGTATGTTACACCTTTAAATTCATTACAGGTTAAGATTTTAGCTTTACTTGGCTTTTCTTCTGAAATTTATACGTCATTGGTAACATGA
- a CDS encoding HlyD family efflux transporter periplasmic adaptor subunit has translation MRKIVFILSILCALPIFINAEDKIIILKAYKQVALTGYTRFDTKMIISSEVPGKITKLNYDIGQIIKALPFFEIDSTFIDFEIKTTLNTIKKLEVSIQRSESRIAYSKKEFERIDTLFQERRATEVNRDAASEELKQAELEYQGIIAEKTILETTLQQLKERKSRHIIDAPEGWIVTGKMAEIGEHIAPQVPLAKIADYKTLVIPFSVSSKELNALRRLPQEFDVIVENKNAKAQINWVNPEFDERTRKLSMELKLIDYEGEKREGLLCSLSLTIDSEGLLIPKDAIKNRYDNPRIILKGTRNPINVIILSESERNFVIAEDEILKEGMELEYNDPETLPMKPDNANSSNIKQ, from the coding sequence ATGCGGAAAATTGTCTTTATTCTATCTATTTTGTGTGCTTTGCCTATTTTTATAAATGCGGAAGATAAAATTATTATACTGAAAGCCTATAAACAAGTAGCTTTAACTGGATATACGCGATTTGATACAAAAATGATTATATCTTCAGAAGTGCCAGGTAAAATTACTAAATTAAATTATGATATAGGTCAGATAATAAAAGCTCTTCCTTTTTTTGAAATTGACTCTACTTTTATTGATTTTGAAATTAAAACTACTTTAAACACTATAAAAAAATTAGAAGTGTCCATTCAAAGATCAGAATCGAGGATAGCTTACTCAAAAAAAGAATTTGAACGAATAGATACACTTTTTCAGGAAAGAAGAGCGACCGAAGTAAATAGAGATGCTGCATCTGAAGAATTAAAACAAGCCGAACTAGAGTATCAAGGCATTATCGCAGAAAAAACTATTTTAGAAACGACTTTGCAGCAGCTTAAGGAGCGTAAATCAAGGCATATAATCGATGCTCCAGAAGGATGGATTGTTACAGGTAAAATGGCTGAAATTGGAGAACATATAGCTCCTCAAGTCCCTCTTGCAAAAATAGCTGATTATAAAACTTTAGTCATTCCTTTTTCTGTATCTTCAAAGGAACTTAATGCATTAAGAAGACTTCCCCAAGAATTTGATGTAATAGTTGAAAATAAAAATGCAAAAGCTCAAATTAACTGGGTTAATCCTGAATTCGATGAACGAACAAGAAAGCTTAGCATGGAATTAAAATTAATTGATTATGAGGGTGAAAAAAGAGAAGGGCTTTTATGTTCGCTATCTTTAACGATTGATTCAGAAGGCCTCTTAATACCAAAAGATGCTATAAAAAATAGATACGATAACCCAAGAATAATCCTTAAAGGAACACGTAATCCTATTAATGTAATAATTTTAAGTGAATCCGAAAGAAATTTCGTTATAGCTGAAGACGAAATTTTAAAAGAAGGGATGGAATTAGAATATAATGACCCCGAAACTCTTCCGATGAAGCCAGATAATGCTAATTCTTCTAATATTAAGCAATAA
- a CDS encoding efflux RND transporter permease subunit: MESLVKFTLKQKVFINVVFVILVIAGIFALRLIPLENMPDVDAGRIFIRVVYFGASADDIENLVTKKIEDALDGLENVEYIDSVSYRNFSSVHIKLIDDVDYSDIYDEIRFRIQNAKKDLPEGCDDPVFTYVETGIWLPVIMVNLTGNFSQNSLKLYADELRSQIRNIPDVKDAEILGTSEKEFHVSLDPYKLRKLGITFHQVVAAIKSANTKFPTGQFQKEDREFMLDSGKILSNQQEVLDVLVRRDGDGNFIRVRDIVTSAIVSNRDPFDILSANGRTALRLKVTKEKNGNTLDISKSVKKVAKEFEKKYEKDGIQINFSNDSVIEINDSVKTLSGNLIFGMILVMVVLWFTLGFRNAMLTCIGVPFSFLCAILILKLYGMSLNTISLFSFVLLSGILVDDATVIIENVYRHMQMGKPIHEAVIEGSAEVMLPIISSVLTTILAFLPMLMMTGTTGAFFSVIPKTVTFALVASLIEALFILPVHILDWGPKKVGINLSKEIDDPFHHLRSGVFGFFWKMYSGILRILLNHKFLALTGTLILFIGSMAILILSLTGKYPLIKVKFFPGNYFRYHIALIMPVGTSLDSTDNEIKALSQRLIFLGEKQVQALSATCGHYEDQDYTYHFGNYYGEIIVTLPEEKYREFPDNPNNDPMAYLGWIREELKQYIDKKYANSNLKPKVKVFEEPDGPPTGKPINIRVSAITMDDALKTSDIIMNYMGANENLKDLIDLEDNRPDYQNTIKFLPNNKAAFEYGIMPGDITGFVTGILNGQSAGKYRTDGEEIDLMVRIARYYDKANPRKIGLSDPTDILDIPVVEHSKSPVLLRDIVTVKYDLEPTLKTRYKGRPTITITANIKSGSKLSPAGVQQIVNGFFEKNYSRFTGVTLSFGGEFESTSRSYASLTMAFFIAILCIYLVLASQFGAYVQPLIIISAVPFALIGVVLGLFITQMTFTVGSFLAIVGLAGMAVNNSILLIDFMNTRVLMGKDLRDAIIEACAARMRPVIITTVTTILGLLPMAIGIPNKSISWAPMAMAFVTGLTSATILTLLIVPVEYELFGNVKKVFKKRATKL, from the coding sequence ATGGAGTCTCTTGTTAAATTTACGTTAAAACAAAAAGTATTTATTAATGTAGTTTTTGTTATTTTAGTTATAGCTGGAATATTTGCTCTTAGGTTAATCCCCCTTGAAAATATGCCTGATGTCGATGCTGGAAGAATTTTTATTCGAGTTGTTTATTTTGGCGCTTCTGCCGATGATATTGAAAATCTTGTGACGAAAAAAATTGAAGACGCGTTAGATGGATTAGAAAATGTAGAATATATAGACTCAGTATCCTATAGAAATTTTTCATCAGTCCATATTAAGCTTATTGATGATGTCGATTACAGTGATATATATGATGAAATAAGATTTAGAATTCAAAACGCAAAAAAAGATTTGCCCGAAGGATGTGATGATCCTGTATTTACATACGTTGAGACAGGTATATGGCTTCCAGTTATTATGGTTAACCTTACGGGTAATTTCTCACAAAACAGCCTTAAACTTTATGCGGATGAATTAAGATCGCAGATTCGCAATATCCCAGATGTTAAAGATGCAGAAATTTTGGGAACTTCTGAAAAGGAATTTCATGTTAGTCTTGATCCCTATAAATTACGAAAGCTTGGAATAACTTTTCATCAAGTTGTTGCAGCAATAAAGTCAGCAAATACAAAATTCCCTACAGGTCAGTTTCAAAAAGAAGATAGGGAATTTATGCTGGATTCTGGAAAAATTCTTTCAAACCAGCAAGAGGTTCTCGATGTTCTTGTAAGAAGGGATGGCGATGGTAATTTTATTCGAGTAAGGGATATTGTAACAAGTGCCATTGTAAGCAATCGCGACCCGTTTGATATTCTTTCAGCAAATGGAAGAACAGCTTTGCGGCTAAAGGTAACAAAAGAAAAAAATGGCAATACCCTTGATATTTCTAAATCTGTAAAAAAAGTTGCAAAGGAATTTGAAAAAAAATATGAAAAAGATGGAATACAGATTAATTTTAGCAATGATTCTGTGATTGAAATAAACGATTCTGTAAAAACATTAAGTGGAAACTTAATATTTGGAATGATTCTTGTCATGGTCGTCCTGTGGTTTACCCTTGGTTTTAGAAATGCTATGCTTACTTGTATCGGTGTGCCATTTTCTTTTTTATGCGCTATTCTTATATTAAAACTTTACGGAATGTCTTTAAATACTATAAGCCTTTTTTCCTTTGTTCTGCTTTCAGGAATTCTCGTTGATGATGCTACAGTAATCATTGAAAATGTATATCGTCATATGCAAATGGGAAAACCTATACATGAAGCCGTTATAGAAGGATCAGCTGAAGTTATGCTACCTATTATAAGCTCGGTTCTTACAACAATTTTAGCTTTTTTACCGATGCTTATGATGACTGGAACAACAGGTGCATTTTTTTCTGTTATTCCCAAGACGGTTACTTTTGCCCTTGTAGCATCTTTGATTGAAGCACTATTTATTCTTCCAGTTCATATCTTAGATTGGGGACCAAAGAAAGTAGGCATAAATTTAAGCAAAGAAATTGACGATCCTTTTCACCATTTAAGATCAGGAGTTTTTGGATTTTTTTGGAAAATGTATTCTGGAATTTTAAGAATTTTACTGAATCATAAATTTTTAGCTTTAACAGGAACTTTAATTCTATTTATAGGATCTATGGCTATATTAATTCTGTCGCTGACAGGTAAATATCCTCTTATAAAAGTTAAATTTTTTCCTGGCAATTATTTTAGATATCATATTGCTTTAATAATGCCCGTTGGCACATCTCTTGACTCAACGGATAATGAGATAAAAGCCTTGTCACAAAGGCTAATATTCCTTGGAGAAAAACAAGTTCAAGCTCTATCTGCTACATGCGGACATTATGAAGATCAAGATTATACATATCATTTTGGAAATTATTATGGTGAAATTATTGTTACCTTGCCCGAAGAAAAATACAGGGAATTTCCTGATAATCCAAACAATGATCCAATGGCGTATCTTGGCTGGATTCGTGAAGAACTTAAACAGTATATTGATAAAAAATATGCTAATAGTAATTTAAAACCCAAAGTAAAAGTTTTTGAAGAGCCCGATGGACCTCCTACAGGAAAGCCTATAAATATTCGTGTTTCGGCTATTACAATGGACGATGCTTTAAAAACTTCTGATATCATCATGAATTACATGGGAGCTAATGAAAATTTAAAAGATTTAATAGACCTTGAAGATAATAGACCTGACTACCAAAATACTATAAAATTTTTGCCAAACAATAAAGCTGCTTTTGAATATGGAATTATGCCAGGAGACATAACTGGTTTTGTAACAGGCATATTAAACGGCCAAAGTGCTGGTAAATATAGAACTGATGGCGAAGAAATAGATTTGATGGTTAGAATTGCAAGGTATTATGATAAGGCAAACCCTAGAAAAATAGGTCTTTCTGACCCAACTGATATTTTAGATATTCCAGTTGTTGAACATAGCAAATCACCAGTTCTTTTAAGAGATATTGTTACAGTAAAATATGATCTTGAACCAACTTTAAAAACAAGGTATAAGGGAAGACCAACAATTACAATTACTGCGAATATAAAATCAGGCTCAAAACTTTCCCCGGCGGGAGTTCAACAAATAGTTAATGGATTTTTTGAAAAAAATTATTCAAGATTCACAGGTGTTACACTTTCTTTTGGAGGAGAATTTGAATCCACTTCAAGATCCTATGCTTCTCTTACGATGGCTTTTTTTATAGCTATTTTATGTATCTATCTCGTGTTAGCTTCTCAATTTGGCGCTTACGTTCAACCTCTAATAATTATTTCCGCTGTTCCTTTTGCTTTAATAGGAGTAGTTTTAGGTCTATTTATTACGCAAATGACATTTACAGTTGGTAGTTTCTTGGCAATTGTTGGTCTTGCAGGTATGGCTGTTAACAATTCTATTTTACTTATTGATTTCATGAATACAAGGGTACTCATGGGAAAAGATTTGAGAGACGCAATAATTGAAGCGTGCGCGGCAAGAATGAGACCGGTTATAATAACAACAGTTACAACTATACTTGGTCTTTTACCTATGGCTATTGGTATTCCTAATAAATCGATTTCATGGGCTCCAATGGCTATGGCTTTTGTAACTGGTCTTACAAGTGCTACTATTCTTACTCTTTTAATTGTTCCTGTTGAATATGAATTATTTGGAAATGTAAAAAAGGTTTTTAAAAAACGAGCCACAAAACTCTAA
- a CDS encoding fibronectin type III domain-containing protein — MKKYFLIIWGILLIPKFSLSAISYPNNMQLNTSETAIKIEWDCNENAKGYYIYWGTYYEQMDQKIKINETEECSYTLTGLELNKKYYFRISSFDDLAESELSPIISTTTLSVNSAPVTPSDFEVASIDLITESSINLRWEKNTESDLAAYMIYYGESSGDYSDYNTITNLNLNSYTVSDLSSSKRYYFVITALDHSENESEKSSEIIADTLPDIFPPNVPLNLEVKLNSVYGMSVSFNGNNSNMADIKGYKIYYGIEPANYTNNIDIGNITNYELSNLAENTIYYFSVSAYDYSGNESGLSSEASAKIEPTRILLTNPDEFEGGCYINSIITEQKGSNIKKFFNIFFFSAFALFFMLSLKKRYMFMAFILILIFNSPSYSQDKNGIGIKIGKTISSEDIQKDIYTDDFAPVTLFYERNLFYNVFADFEIGVVKKNGLVLTSSGTKTDIDTKLLLIPISSSIKMDIELSSLILCFIGGGFDFWGYREKDDKNTYSCFDDDKYGVSGYHGKAGFKFMTEEPEYYKKVGIVIEAVYSRIDKFGQNEIDLGGWIFNFGFLYTF; from the coding sequence ATGAAAAAATATTTTTTAATAATTTGGGGGATACTTCTTATTCCGAAATTTTCCCTTAGTGCTATTTCATATCCAAACAATATGCAGTTAAACACAAGCGAAACCGCTATAAAAATTGAATGGGATTGTAATGAAAATGCAAAAGGATATTATATTTACTGGGGAACATATTATGAACAAATGGACCAAAAAATAAAAATCAATGAAACTGAAGAATGTTCTTATACACTTACAGGTCTTGAATTAAATAAAAAATATTATTTTCGTATATCTTCCTTTGATGATTTAGCGGAAAGCGAACTTTCACCTATTATTTCAACAACAACTTTATCAGTAAATTCAGCCCCAGTGACGCCTTCGGACTTTGAAGTAGCATCTATAGACTTAATAACAGAATCATCTATCAATCTTAGATGGGAAAAAAATACAGAATCAGATCTTGCTGCCTACATGATATATTATGGAGAAAGCTCTGGAGATTATTCTGACTATAATACAATTACTAATCTAAATCTTAATTCATATACAGTTTCTGATCTTTCTTCATCAAAGAGATATTATTTTGTAATAACAGCTTTAGATCATTCTGAGAATGAATCTGAAAAATCCAGTGAAATAATTGCGGACACCCTTCCTGATATTTTTCCTCCCAATGTTCCACTAAATTTAGAAGTTAAATTAAACTCTGTATACGGAATGAGTGTATCTTTTAATGGCAATAATTCCAATATGGCTGATATTAAGGGATATAAAATTTATTATGGAATAGAACCAGCTAATTATACAAATAATATTGATATTGGAAATATTACTAATTATGAATTGTCGAATTTAGCAGAAAATACTATTTATTATTTTTCTGTAAGCGCTTATGATTATTCTGGTAATGAAAGCGGACTTTCAAGTGAAGCTTCAGCTAAAATAGAACCCACAAGAATTTTATTGACCAACCCAGATGAATTTGAGGGAGGATGTTATATTAATTCAATAATCACGGAACAAAAGGGTAGCAATATAAAAAAATTTTTCAATATTTTTTTCTTTTCTGCCTTTGCTTTATTTTTTATGTTATCTCTTAAAAAAAGATATATGTTTATGGCTTTTATACTAATATTAATTTTTAATTCGCCATCTTATTCTCAAGATAAAAACGGTATTGGAATAAAAATAGGCAAAACTATATCTTCAGAAGATATTCAAAAAGATATATATACTGATGATTTTGCACCTGTAACTTTGTTTTATGAACGAAATTTGTTTTATAATGTTTTTGCAGATTTTGAAATAGGGGTAGTAAAAAAAAATGGATTAGTGTTAACAAGTTCTGGAACTAAAACAGATATAGATACTAAACTATTGTTAATACCTATTTCCTCTTCAATCAAAATGGATATAGAATTAAGCTCTTTAATTTTATGTTTTATTGGTGGAGGCTTTGATTTTTGGGGTTACAGAGAAAAAGATGATAAAAATACATATTCCTGCTTTGATGATGATAAATATGGAGTATCAGGATACCATGGCAAAGCTGGCTTTAAATTCATGACAGAGGAGCCAGAATATTATAAAAAAGTTGGAATTGTTATTGAAGCTGTATATTCAAGAATTGATAAATTCGGGCAAAATGAAATAGACCTTGGAGGCTGGATATTTAATTTTGGATTTTTATATACATTTTAA
- a CDS encoding phosphoglyceromutase — translation MNEKIIFIFLDGIGLGFPNNFNPFYLYPMNKLESLIGCSISHNAFNQKNGSVIKSIDACLDVKGIPQSQSATGQTALFTGINASKILGYHLMAYPDKILTDIIFKHNILKKTNEKGKKALFANAYDLDRYFSLIKKKKIRHSATTLSTISAGIPFRNLEDLKEGKAVYWDITNKTLAPIHRDIDIINGETAGKRIAQLTYEFDLILFESFMPDILGHKKSITNAGLFLGVLDQFIYGIISNIEKNVTVIISSDHGNMEDLSTGLHTLNPVPLIAIGNKSEAFSHASSILDIPKIILSLL, via the coding sequence ATGAATGAAAAAATAATTTTTATATTTTTAGATGGAATTGGATTGGGCTTTCCAAACAATTTTAATCCTTTCTATCTTTATCCTATGAACAAGTTAGAATCATTAATAGGTTGCTCGATATCGCATAATGCTTTCAATCAAAAAAACGGAAGCGTAATTAAAAGTATTGATGCTTGCCTGGATGTAAAAGGAATCCCCCAAAGCCAAAGTGCGACAGGACAGACAGCTCTTTTTACAGGAATAAATGCTTCGAAAATATTAGGTTATCATTTGATGGCCTATCCTGATAAAATATTAACGGATATTATTTTTAAACATAATATACTTAAAAAAACCAATGAAAAAGGTAAAAAAGCTCTCTTCGCTAATGCCTATGATTTAGATAGGTATTTTTCCCTTATAAAAAAAAAGAAAATCAGACATTCAGCCACAACATTATCGACTATTAGTGCTGGCATACCATTTAGAAATTTAGAAGATCTTAAAGAAGGAAAAGCAGTATATTGGGATATTACAAATAAAACGTTAGCCCCTATTCATCGAGATATTGATATCATTAATGGAGAAACGGCGGGTAAAAGAATAGCTCAATTAACTTATGAATTTGATCTTATACTTTTTGAAAGCTTTATGCCTGATATTTTAGGGCATAAAAAATCCATCACTAACGCTGGTTTATTTCTTGGAGTTTTAGATCAATTTATTTATGGAATAATCAGCAATATTGAGAAAAATGTTACAGTAATTATTTCGAGTGATCATGGAAACATGGAAGACCTGTCAACAGGGTTGCACACATTGAATCCTGTACCTTTAATTGCAATTGGCAATAAATCTGAAGCATTCTCCCATGCATCTTCGATATTAGATATTCCTAAAATTATTCTTTCGTTACTTTAA
- a CDS encoding zinc ribbon domain-containing protein — protein sequence MICPKCEFEQEDKITECLKCGIIFEKYKRHKNINLETNTPIDTTIIEINDQEIKFIDFAKELLFFVEAEISPVNWGGRIIFFLIIFIWGCKFILTPLENNYAGNCFLHLVNLPFHETGHIIFRPFGHIIMSLGGSLAQLIMPLICLVVFLIKTRDPFAASVCLWWFGENFMDIAPYMNDARDLTLPLLGGNTGMTSPYGFHDWEFIFTELGLLQYDHLLASITQILGIILMIVSFVWSVYLIVKQYKNLVKHI from the coding sequence ATGATATGCCCAAAATGCGAATTTGAACAAGAAGATAAAATAACCGAATGTCTGAAATGCGGGATAATTTTCGAAAAATATAAGAGACATAAGAATATTAATTTAGAAACAAACACGCCTATTGATACAACAATAATTGAAATAAATGATCAAGAAATTAAATTTATTGATTTTGCTAAAGAATTATTATTTTTCGTTGAAGCAGAAATAAGTCCTGTTAATTGGGGAGGCAGAATTATATTTTTCTTGATAATATTTATATGGGGATGCAAATTCATACTTACTCCATTAGAAAATAATTATGCTGGTAATTGTTTTTTACATCTTGTGAATCTTCCTTTCCACGAGACAGGTCATATTATTTTTCGGCCTTTTGGACACATAATAATGTCCCTTGGAGGAAGTCTTGCCCAATTAATAATGCCCTTGATATGTCTCGTCGTTTTTCTTATAAAAACAAGGGACCCTTTTGCTGCATCAGTTTGTTTGTGGTGGTTTGGAGAGAATTTTATGGATATTGCTCCATATATGAATGATGCCAGAGATCTTACATTGCCTCTTTTGGGCGGTAATACAGGAATGACTTCTCCATACGGTTTTCATGATTGGGAATTTATTTTTACTGAATTGGGCTTGCTACAATATGATCATTTGTTGGCATCTATTACACAAATACTTGGAATTATTTTGATGATTGTTTCATTTGTATGGTCAGTATATTTAATTGTTAAACAGTATAAAAATCTTGTTAAACATATATGA